Proteins found in one Lepeophtheirus salmonis chromosome 9, UVic_Lsal_1.4, whole genome shotgun sequence genomic segment:
- the LOC121124134 gene encoding uncharacterized protein: MQASGPKALVIKLIFEYQGERSNSPKIRKLVLEEGETPTLGFLCESFSLKSSQTFYYYDDDGDQITISNDRELLTAIKEKKSSDTLRLYTGTELIPGDIPSRRNHEKDIFEEICTNCQNRIGRFSYKCVICSGVDLCGRCEAFGVHSTHDIIRLSNEKTYPSQFFMRLHRLYDKMNQTQSMISLHPLSSPPPQSSSTLLPQLGTIPSSLSPESLSKTHEEFDLIDSTSAPLTVKQLSLSEESLNSEPKAKSLSPAKEQEAFNPSETPYRGVLQAPVTVLLKDEFQVHEAREANSEEIVGSLRGLRKEIDKLLIDEEDRKSTPESSSSKCTLAKMDSSGNNSTCPYDLIKVLSFEESGEEFPSDKLELKPCSEEDSETRETPALENGNVIDQEDKDKPNHGKTESSSYSMIPLEEETQKVSHKPTKTSYDYVPAYCPRTRNLLNESSVYSLKYNQSPYLTTTQKVSDSLEQMKAMGFSDDDGWLTQLLTMERGDIDKVLDILTPVNK; this comes from the exons ATGCAGGCCTCAGGCCCCAAAGCTCTggttattaaacttatttttgaataccAAGGAGAGCGTTCTAATAGTCCAAAAATAAGAAAGCTTGTGCTAGAAGAAGGAGAGACGCCGACTCTGGGCTTCTTATGTgaatctttttctttaaaaagctCGCAAACATTTTATTACTACGATGATGACGGGGATCAAATAACTATATCCAATGATCGAGAGCTTCTGACAGCCATCAAGGAAAAG AAGTCCTCTGATACACTAAGGCTCTATACAGGAACAGAGCTTATTCCAGGAGATATTCCGAGTAGAAGGAACCATgagaaagatatttttgaagagatttGTACCAATTGTCAGAACCGAATCGGTCGATTCTCTTATAAATGTGTTATTTGTAGCGGTGTGGATTTATGTGGTCG GTGTGAAGCCTTCGGAGTGCACTCGACTCATGATATAATACGATTATCAAATGAGAAGACGTATCCATCCCAGTTCTTCATGCGGTTGCATAG attatatgataaaatgaatcaaaCACAATCCATGATTTCTCTCCATCCTCTTTCCTCACCACCGCCACAGTCATCATCTACACTTCTACCACAACTTGGAACCATTCCTTCCTCCTTATCACCAGAGTCCTTATCAAAAACTCACGAagaatttgatttaattgattCCACTTCCGCTCCTCTAACCGTCAAACAACTTTCCCTCTCTGAGGAATCCTTGAACTCTGAGCCCAAAGCAAAATCTTTATCCCCAGCAAAAGAACAAGAGGCATTTAATCCCTCTGAGACTCCATATCGAGGTGTACTTCAAGCTCCAGTGACGGTATTATTAAAGGATGAGTTTCAAGTGCACGAGGCAAGAGAAGCAAACTCGGAGGAAATCGTTGGATCTCTTCGGGGATTGCGtaaagaaattgataaattactCATTGATGAGGAGGATAGAAAGTCTACTCCGGAGTCGAGCTCTTCTAAATGCACACTTGCGAAAATGGATTCTTCAGGAAACAATTCCACTTGTCcatatgatttaattaaagttcTTAGTTTTGAAGAGTCAGGCGAGGAGTTTCCATCGGATAAATTAGAATTAAAGCCTTGTTCCGAAGAAGATTCTGAGACGAGAGAAACTCCTGCTTTAGAGAATGGTAATGTTATTGATCAAGAAGACAAAGACAAACCCAATCATGGGAAAACCGAATCCTCCTCCTATTCCATGATTCCCCTTGAAGAAGAAACACAAAAGGTTTCGCACAAACCAACGAAAACATCATATGATTATGTACCTGCTTACTGCCCACGAACTCGAAATTTACTCAACGAGTCGAGTGTTTATTCACTCAAATACAATCAAAGTCCCTATTTGACAACAACACAAAAGGTATCGGACTCTTTGGAACAAATGAAGGCGATGGGATTTTCTGACGACGATGGTTGGTTGACTCAACTACTCACAATGGAGCGGGGAGATATTGATAAAGTATTAGACATTTTAACTCCTGTCAATAAGTGA